In Arachis hypogaea cultivar Tifrunner chromosome 17, arahy.Tifrunner.gnm2.J5K5, whole genome shotgun sequence, a single window of DNA contains:
- the LOC140180650 gene encoding uncharacterized protein has protein sequence MYYDLKEMFWWPGMKNDVATVVSKCLTCQKVKIEHQKPSGMLQPLDTPQWKWEEITMDFVTVKTTKKIKKIRERILTAQSRQKSYADQRRKPLEFEVGEHVFLRVTPITGIGRAIKTNKSEYTSDVAHVLEPESVELKENLTFQVTPVRIGDTSIKKLRGKEVQLVKVAWKRAGVEDHT, from the exons ATGTACTATGACTTAAAggagatgttctggtggcctggaATGAAGAATGATGTAGCTACAGTCGTATCCAAGTGTTTGACATGCCAGAaggtgaagatagagcatcagaaaCCGTCGGGAATGTTACAGCCACTTGACActcctcagtggaagtgggaagaAATTACAATGGACTTTGTGACCG TAAAGACTACTAAAAAGATTAAGAAGATTCGGGAGAGGATTCTAACTGCACAGAGCCGACAGAAAAGCTATGCGGATCAGAGAAGGAAACCGTTGGAATTTGAAGTAGGAGAGCATGTATTTCTGAGAGTTACACCAATAACTGGGATCGGAAGagcaatcaaaacaaataaaTCTGAG TACACGTCAGATGTGGCTCATGTGTTAGAGCCCGAGTCAGTCGAGTTGAAGGAGAACTTGACATTTCAAGTGACACCGGTGCGTATTGGCGACACTAGTATAAAGAAACTGAGGGGAAAGGAAGTTCAGTTGGTCAAAGTAGCTTGGAAGAGAGCAGGAGTTGAAGACCATACTTGA